In Acipenser ruthenus chromosome 6, fAciRut3.2 maternal haplotype, whole genome shotgun sequence, the following proteins share a genomic window:
- the LOC131737357 gene encoding uncharacterized protein LOC131737357 isoform X2, whose product MDTEKNCSVRQHTTDKTPVKLNCPLEGCHARNIARLDRHLHRIHDIQTVNPEYAALMSKAKATVDRRSTSNVTDNWMQEQPEERHKSTEKTHTLSSDPGVHQESAPPTLMPSGREPACTKTLPTVTGLRQQLRATEDTSAATGTGSVRPESSTSCSGTYLSPSSASEDDDSSSSSSSSSYTEHGPSSPEPRSQRDPKALQLYRAFLSGPLPTAKGRDNTKQAVQHIRLFLQHMARLPEGPVRNDLRFLRHASRSQSWFDELMRSGLKPTTVHSYLQDVLSFLRYLHEADLSHVKLSERNIRSLMFLLKSFRKQGKRQLSLHRQLVQDHGQERLIPKNKLQCFNQQCETAIPELLDLCESAPSNACTLVGLLCGRLLLHNGHRRGVVMNMSLLDFDGAKAYTGEFHISVSNHKTAATFGKAVLVGNPIKKIGRAISKAWKYWGLGDDITTGMIRSAVVTYTWATHNEVNKTAVSRHMAHSLRTQESFYVHDQAPADHQRARRLIGESLELTDSLPPLVAHSASTEDTCLNAPSQDLSDFNKVL is encoded by the exons ATGGACACGGAAAAAAACTGCTCTGTTCGCCAGCATACCACGGATAA aACACCCGTAAAGTTAAATTGTCCATTGGAGGGCTGCCATGCCAGAAATATTGCCCGACTGGATCGACACTTGCACAGGATTCACGATATTCAGACAGTCAACCCAGAGTATGCTGCACTCATGTCCAAGGCTAAAGCTACAGTTGACCGAAGGTCCACAAGCAATGTCACTGATAATTGGATGCAGGAGCAGCCGGAGGAAAGACATAAGTCGACCGAGAAAACGCATACTCTCAGTTCAGACCCGGGTGTTCACCAAGAGTCGGCTCCGCCGACTTTAATGCCCTCGGGAAGGGAGCCAGCATGTACAAAAACGCTGCCGACTGTCACGGGGCTGCGACAACAGCTACGAGCCACAGAGGACACCTCGGCAGCTACTGGGACTGGCTCGGTACGCCCAGAGAGTAGCACATCTTGTAGCGGCACATACCTGTCGCCGTCCTCAGCATCTGAAGATGAtgattcctcctcctcctcctcctcctcctcctatacAGAGCATGGACCTTCAAGCCCCGAGCCAAGAAGCCAACGTGACC CCAAAGCGCTTCAGCTGTACCGAGCGTTTCTGTCAGGACCGCTACCCACTGCAAAGGGCCGGGACAACACGAAACAGGCGGTTCAGCATATCCGACTATTCTTGCAACACATGGCCAGGTTACCAGAGGGGCCAGTCAGGAACGACTTGCGGTTCTTGCGCCACGCCTCACGGAGCCAGTC GTGGTTCGATGAGTTGATGAGATCAGGATTGAAACCTACCACGGTCCACAGTTACCTACAGGACGTACTTTCTTTCCTGCGGTACCTGCATGAGGCTGACTTAAGCCACGTAAAACTTTCTGAACGGAACATACGCTCGTTAATGTTCCTCCTCAAATCGTTCAGAAAGCAGGGGAAAAGGCAACTCTCGCTGCACCGTCAATTGGTACAAGACCATGGGCAAG AGCGGCTCATCCCTAAAAACAAGCTCCAGTGCTTTAACCAGCAATGCGAGACGGCGATACCTGAACTACTTG ATCTCTGCGAGTCGGCACCTTCCAACGCCTGCACCCTGGTCGGCCTTCTGTGCGGGAGGCTGTTGTTGCACAATGGTCATCGTAGGGGGGTCGTAATGAATATGAGTCTGCTTGACTTTGACGGTGCCAAAGCCTACACGGGGGAGTTCCACATCAGC GTGAGTAACCACAAAACGGCAGCGACCTTCGGGAAAGCGGTGTTGGTG GGCAACCCTATCAAGAAGATCGGAAGAGCCATTTCGAAAGCTTGGAAGTACTGGGGGCTGGGAGACGACATTACCACAGGCATGATTCGCTCTGCGGTGGTCACCTAT ACTTGGGCAACTCATAACGAAGTTAACAAAACTGCAGTTTCGAGACACATGGCGCACAGCCTGAGAACACAGGAGAGCTTCTACGTCCATGACCAAGCCCCGGCTGACCACCAACGAGCAAGACGCCTCATCGGGGAGAGCCTGGAGCTTACCGACAGCCTGCCGCCCCTGGTCGCTCACTCTGCCTCCACAGAGGACACCTGTTTAAATGCACCGTCTCAGGATCTGTCTGATTTTAATAAAGTGCTTTAG
- the LOC131737357 gene encoding uncharacterized protein LOC131737357 isoform X1: MDTEKNCSVRQHTTDKTPVKLNCPLEGCHARNIARLDRHLHRIHDIQTVNPEYAALMSKAKATVDRRSTSNVTDNWMQEQPEERHKSTEKTHTLSSDPGVHQESAPPTLMPSGREPACTKTLPTVTGLRQQLRATEDTSAATGTGSVRPESSTSCSGTYLSPSSASEDDDSSSSSSSSSYTEHGPSSPEPRSQRDPKALQLYRAFLSGPLPTAKGRDNTKQAVQHIRLFLQHMARLPEGPVRNDLRFLRHASRSQSWFDELMRSGLKPTTVHSYLQDVLSFLRYLHEADLSHVKLSERNIRSLMFLLKSFRKQGKRQLSLHRQLVQDHGQERLIPKNKLQCFNQQCETAIPELLDLCESAPSNACTLVGLLCGRLLLHNGHRRGVVMNMSLLDFDGAKAYTGEFHISVSNHKTAATFGKAVLVVSTLEHQWLLRYAAMRHKLPGYSYKPTTFFFTNKGNPIKKIGRAISKAWKYWGLGDDITTGMIRSAVVTYTWATHNEVNKTAVSRHMAHSLRTQESFYVHDQAPADHQRARRLIGESLELTDSLPPLVAHSASTEDTCLNAPSQDLSDFNKVL; the protein is encoded by the exons ATGGACACGGAAAAAAACTGCTCTGTTCGCCAGCATACCACGGATAA aACACCCGTAAAGTTAAATTGTCCATTGGAGGGCTGCCATGCCAGAAATATTGCCCGACTGGATCGACACTTGCACAGGATTCACGATATTCAGACAGTCAACCCAGAGTATGCTGCACTCATGTCCAAGGCTAAAGCTACAGTTGACCGAAGGTCCACAAGCAATGTCACTGATAATTGGATGCAGGAGCAGCCGGAGGAAAGACATAAGTCGACCGAGAAAACGCATACTCTCAGTTCAGACCCGGGTGTTCACCAAGAGTCGGCTCCGCCGACTTTAATGCCCTCGGGAAGGGAGCCAGCATGTACAAAAACGCTGCCGACTGTCACGGGGCTGCGACAACAGCTACGAGCCACAGAGGACACCTCGGCAGCTACTGGGACTGGCTCGGTACGCCCAGAGAGTAGCACATCTTGTAGCGGCACATACCTGTCGCCGTCCTCAGCATCTGAAGATGAtgattcctcctcctcctcctcctcctcctcctatacAGAGCATGGACCTTCAAGCCCCGAGCCAAGAAGCCAACGTGACC CCAAAGCGCTTCAGCTGTACCGAGCGTTTCTGTCAGGACCGCTACCCACTGCAAAGGGCCGGGACAACACGAAACAGGCGGTTCAGCATATCCGACTATTCTTGCAACACATGGCCAGGTTACCAGAGGGGCCAGTCAGGAACGACTTGCGGTTCTTGCGCCACGCCTCACGGAGCCAGTC GTGGTTCGATGAGTTGATGAGATCAGGATTGAAACCTACCACGGTCCACAGTTACCTACAGGACGTACTTTCTTTCCTGCGGTACCTGCATGAGGCTGACTTAAGCCACGTAAAACTTTCTGAACGGAACATACGCTCGTTAATGTTCCTCCTCAAATCGTTCAGAAAGCAGGGGAAAAGGCAACTCTCGCTGCACCGTCAATTGGTACAAGACCATGGGCAAG AGCGGCTCATCCCTAAAAACAAGCTCCAGTGCTTTAACCAGCAATGCGAGACGGCGATACCTGAACTACTTG ATCTCTGCGAGTCGGCACCTTCCAACGCCTGCACCCTGGTCGGCCTTCTGTGCGGGAGGCTGTTGTTGCACAATGGTCATCGTAGGGGGGTCGTAATGAATATGAGTCTGCTTGACTTTGACGGTGCCAAAGCCTACACGGGGGAGTTCCACATCAGC GTGAGTAACCACAAAACGGCAGCGACCTTCGGGAAAGCGGTGTTGGTGGTGAGCACCCTGGAGCATCAATGGCTCTTGCGGTATGCCGCAATGAGACACAAACTCCCGGGATACAGCTACAAACCAACCACGTTTTTCTTTACCAACAAGGGCAACCCTATCAAGAAGATCGGAAGAGCCATTTCGAAAGCTTGGAAGTACTGGGGGCTGGGAGACGACATTACCACAGGCATGATTCGCTCTGCGGTGGTCACCTAT ACTTGGGCAACTCATAACGAAGTTAACAAAACTGCAGTTTCGAGACACATGGCGCACAGCCTGAGAACACAGGAGAGCTTCTACGTCCATGACCAAGCCCCGGCTGACCACCAACGAGCAAGACGCCTCATCGGGGAGAGCCTGGAGCTTACCGACAGCCTGCCGCCCCTGGTCGCTCACTCTGCCTCCACAGAGGACACCTGTTTAAATGCACCGTCTCAGGATCTGTCTGATTTTAATAAAGTGCTTTAG
- the LOC131737357 gene encoding uncharacterized protein LOC131737357 isoform X3, with amino-acid sequence MDTEKNCSVRQHTTDKTPVKLNCPLEGCHARNIARLDRHLHRIHDIQTVNPEYAALMSKAKATVDRRSTSNVTDNWMQEQPEERHKSTEKTHTLSSDPGVHQESAPPTLMPSGREPACTKTLPTVTGLRQQLRATEDTSAATGTGSVRPESSTSCSGTYLSPSSASEDDDSSSSSSSSSYTEHGPSSPEPRSQRDPKALQLYRAFLSGPLPTAKGRDNTKQAVQHIRLFLQHMARLPEGPVRNDLRFLRHASRSQSWFDELMRSGLKPTTVHSYLQDVLSFLRYLHEADLSHVKLSERNIRSLMFLLKSFRKQGKRQLSLHRQLVQDHGQERLIPKNKLQCFNQQCETAIPELLDLCESAPSNACTLVGLLCGRLLLHNGHRRGVVMNMSLLDFDGAKAYTGEFHISTWATHNEVNKTAVSRHMAHSLRTQESFYVHDQAPADHQRARRLIGESLELTDSLPPLVAHSASTEDTCLNAPSQDLSDFNKVL; translated from the exons ATGGACACGGAAAAAAACTGCTCTGTTCGCCAGCATACCACGGATAA aACACCCGTAAAGTTAAATTGTCCATTGGAGGGCTGCCATGCCAGAAATATTGCCCGACTGGATCGACACTTGCACAGGATTCACGATATTCAGACAGTCAACCCAGAGTATGCTGCACTCATGTCCAAGGCTAAAGCTACAGTTGACCGAAGGTCCACAAGCAATGTCACTGATAATTGGATGCAGGAGCAGCCGGAGGAAAGACATAAGTCGACCGAGAAAACGCATACTCTCAGTTCAGACCCGGGTGTTCACCAAGAGTCGGCTCCGCCGACTTTAATGCCCTCGGGAAGGGAGCCAGCATGTACAAAAACGCTGCCGACTGTCACGGGGCTGCGACAACAGCTACGAGCCACAGAGGACACCTCGGCAGCTACTGGGACTGGCTCGGTACGCCCAGAGAGTAGCACATCTTGTAGCGGCACATACCTGTCGCCGTCCTCAGCATCTGAAGATGAtgattcctcctcctcctcctcctcctcctcctatacAGAGCATGGACCTTCAAGCCCCGAGCCAAGAAGCCAACGTGACC CCAAAGCGCTTCAGCTGTACCGAGCGTTTCTGTCAGGACCGCTACCCACTGCAAAGGGCCGGGACAACACGAAACAGGCGGTTCAGCATATCCGACTATTCTTGCAACACATGGCCAGGTTACCAGAGGGGCCAGTCAGGAACGACTTGCGGTTCTTGCGCCACGCCTCACGGAGCCAGTC GTGGTTCGATGAGTTGATGAGATCAGGATTGAAACCTACCACGGTCCACAGTTACCTACAGGACGTACTTTCTTTCCTGCGGTACCTGCATGAGGCTGACTTAAGCCACGTAAAACTTTCTGAACGGAACATACGCTCGTTAATGTTCCTCCTCAAATCGTTCAGAAAGCAGGGGAAAAGGCAACTCTCGCTGCACCGTCAATTGGTACAAGACCATGGGCAAG AGCGGCTCATCCCTAAAAACAAGCTCCAGTGCTTTAACCAGCAATGCGAGACGGCGATACCTGAACTACTTG ATCTCTGCGAGTCGGCACCTTCCAACGCCTGCACCCTGGTCGGCCTTCTGTGCGGGAGGCTGTTGTTGCACAATGGTCATCGTAGGGGGGTCGTAATGAATATGAGTCTGCTTGACTTTGACGGTGCCAAAGCCTACACGGGGGAGTTCCACATCAGC ACTTGGGCAACTCATAACGAAGTTAACAAAACTGCAGTTTCGAGACACATGGCGCACAGCCTGAGAACACAGGAGAGCTTCTACGTCCATGACCAAGCCCCGGCTGACCACCAACGAGCAAGACGCCTCATCGGGGAGAGCCTGGAGCTTACCGACAGCCTGCCGCCCCTGGTCGCTCACTCTGCCTCCACAGAGGACACCTGTTTAAATGCACCGTCTCAGGATCTGTCTGATTTTAATAAAGTGCTTTAG